Genomic window (Oscillatoria salina IIICB1):
TCTGAAAAAGATATCCTCGCCACAGTTTCCTAGTTAACTAGAAATTACTCAGGACTTACCTAAGAGACGAACGTAAAGGATTTTCTCCCAAAACTTTACCGTGCGTAAGTCCTATTTCTGTTCGCTGATAAGCAAACATTTACTTTCATTCTCTCCACCAAGAGCAATTATGGCAAAAACAATCATTTACAACGAACAAGCCCGTCGCGCTTTAGAAAAAGGGATTGACATTTTAGCGGAAGCTGTTGCTGTCACCCTTGGACCGAAAGGACGTAACGTAGTTCTAGAGAAGAAATTCGGCGCACCGCAAATTGTTAACGACGGTGTCACGATCGCTAAAGAGATCGAACTCGAAGACCACATTGAAAATACAGGTGTATCTTTAATTCGTCAAGCAGCTTCTAAAACCAATGATGTTGCTGGTGATGGAACCACCACAGCGACAGTTTTAGCCCATGCAATGGTGAAAGAAGGCTTGCGTAACGTTGCCGCAGGTGCAAATCCGATCGCTGTGAAGCGTGGTATCGACAAAGCAACCGAATTTTTGGTTGGCAAAATTGCTGACCATGCCAAACAGATTACCGATTCCAAAGCGATCGCGCAAGTAGGAACTATCTCCGCAGGAAACGACTCCGAAGTTGGCGAAATGATCGCTAACGCAATGGATAAAGTGGGTAAAGAAGGTGTCATCTCCCTCGAAGAAGGAAAATCGATGACTACCGAGTTAGAAATTACCGAAGGGATGCGCTTTGACAAAGGCTACATTTCCCCCTACTTCGTCACCGACACCGAACGCATGGAAGCTGTCTTTGACGAACCTTATATCTTAATTACCGACAAAAAGATTACCTTAGTTCAAGACTTAGTACCAGTTTTAGAACAAGTTGCGCGCGCTGGGAAAGGCTTGGTAATCATTGCTGAGGATATCGAAAAAGAAGCCTTAGCTACCTTAGTTGTCAACCGTTTGCGTGGTGTTTTAAACGTCGCTGCGGTAAAAGCACCCGGATTTGGCGATCGCCGCAAACAAATGCTCGAAGATATCGCTGTTTTAACAGGCGGTAGCGTAATTAGCGAAGATGCAGGTGTGAAACTCGAATCTGCCAAACTCGAACAGTTGGGTAAAGCGCGTCGCATCACGATGACCAAAGACAATACTACCATCGTCGCTGAGGGCAACGAAAAAGAAGTTAAAGCCCGTTGCGAAGTTATTCGTCGTCAGATGGAAGAAACCGACTCTTCTTACGACAGAGAGAAATTGCAAGAACGTTTAGCGAAACTCTCCGGTGGTGTTGCGGTAATCAAAGTTGGTGCAGCTACAGAAACCGAAATGAAAGACCGCAAATTGCGCTTAGAAGACGCAATTAACGCCACTAAAGCCGCAGTTGAAGAAGGAATCGTCCCCGGAGGCGGAACCACTTTAGCGCACCTCGTACCGGATTTAGAAGAGTGGGCGAAAGCTAACTTAACTGGAGAAGCACTCACAGGTGCAACGATTGTTACTCGCGCATTGGCTGCACCGTTAAAGCGGATTGCTGAAAACGCCGGACAAAATGGCGCAGTAATTGCGGAAAGAATCAAAGAAAAAGACTTCAGCGTTGGTTTCGATGCTTCTAACGGTGAGTTCGTCGATATGTTCGATGCAGGTATTGTTGACCCTGCGAAAGTAACTCGTTCCGCATTACAAAACGCTGCTAGTATTGCGGGAATGGTCTTAACCACCGAATGTATTGTTGTGGATAAGCCTGAGAAAGAAAGCGGTGCTGGTGGTGGTGCTGGCGATTTCGATTACTAAGCAAAATGTCAGGGCAATCCTTCTGTGGTTGCCCTTCCTAGAATACAGTACCTCCTAGAAAAAATGAGTGAGAAGCGATCGCGGTTTGGGAAAATGAGCAACGCGATCGCTTTTATTTTTTCTCCGTCTCATCCTCAACGTAATACCATTACAGACCTGTAGAGACGTTGCATGTTAGTCTCTACACAATTTTATGTAGTACAGCCAAAGCAAATTAGGATAACGAAGTGTAGTGGAAGCATCTGAGACTGCTATTTTTTTGCTTCGAGAACAGCTACCATGATCTAGGATCGACTAGCAGGGGAAAATAGGTGAAAAACTATGCCACGTACTCAACGCAATGACAACTTCATCGACAAAAGCTTTACCGTGATGGCAGACTTGATTCTCAAGTTGTTACCGACTAACCAAAAATCAAAAGAAGCTTTTGCTTACTATCGCGATGGTATGGCTGCACAAGCTGATGGAGAATACGCAGAAGCTTTGGAAAACTACTTTGAAGCACTCGAACTCGAAGAAGATGCTAACGATCGCAGCTACATTCTCTACAATATCGGACTGATCAAGCAAAGTAACGGCGAGCTTGAAGAAGCTTTAGATTACTATCACCAAGCAATCGAACTCAACCCTCGTCTTCCCCAAGCCCTTAACAATATCGCCGTACTTTATCATCATCAAGGGGAGAAAGCCAAAGCTGCCGGAGATAACGAAACTGCGGAAGGTTGTTACGACAACGCAGCAGAATACTGGAAACAAGCCATTCGTCTCGCACCCAATAACTATATTGAAGCCCAAAACTGGCTCAAGATCACCGGGCGATCGGAAATGGATGTTTTCTTCTAAAAAGTTTGCCAATTAATTACAAAATAATCAACGATGATTGACCTCAAACAAGTTAGAAAAGTTGCTCATTTAGCCCGTTTGAAATTAACTGCTGAAGAAGAAGAAAAATTTACTACTCAACTGAGTGCTATTTTGGAATATTTCGAGCAGTTAAGCGAACTAAATACAGAAGATGTACCACCAACAACCAGAGCGATCGAAGTTAGTAATATTACTCGTCCAGATGAATTAGAACCTTTTCGCGATCGCCAAGCTTTACTCCAACAAGCACCCGCACAAGAAGATGACTTTTTGTCCGTACCACAAATCCTCAATACTGACGAAGAATAACTCTTGTTAAAAGTGCTTTAGCTCAGTTCGTAGTGAGCGCTTTAGCGCTCAACTAATTAATTTTCGGAAAAACTAACCCAAAAATGAATCGTCGAAAGACTTTACTAGTATTTAGACAACCAAAAACGAGATACAATTGAAGCAGTTCGTAGTGAGCGCTTTAGCGCTCAACTAATTAATTTTCGGAAAAACTAACCCAAAAATGAATCGTCGAAGGACTTTACTAGTATTTAGACAACCAAAAACGAGATACAATTGAAGCAGTTCGTAGTGAGCGCTTTAGCGCTCAACTAATTAATTTTCGGAAAAACTAACTCAAAAATGAATCGTCGAAAGACTTTACTAGTAT
Coding sequences:
- the groL gene encoding chaperonin GroEL (60 kDa chaperone family; promotes refolding of misfolded polypeptides especially under stressful conditions; forms two stacked rings of heptamers to form a barrel-shaped 14mer; ends can be capped by GroES; misfolded proteins enter the barrel where they are refolded when GroES binds) translates to MAKTIIYNEQARRALEKGIDILAEAVAVTLGPKGRNVVLEKKFGAPQIVNDGVTIAKEIELEDHIENTGVSLIRQAASKTNDVAGDGTTTATVLAHAMVKEGLRNVAAGANPIAVKRGIDKATEFLVGKIADHAKQITDSKAIAQVGTISAGNDSEVGEMIANAMDKVGKEGVISLEEGKSMTTELEITEGMRFDKGYISPYFVTDTERMEAVFDEPYILITDKKITLVQDLVPVLEQVARAGKGLVIIAEDIEKEALATLVVNRLRGVLNVAAVKAPGFGDRRKQMLEDIAVLTGGSVISEDAGVKLESAKLEQLGKARRITMTKDNTTIVAEGNEKEVKARCEVIRRQMEETDSSYDREKLQERLAKLSGGVAVIKVGAATETEMKDRKLRLEDAINATKAAVEEGIVPGGGTTLAHLVPDLEEWAKANLTGEALTGATIVTRALAAPLKRIAENAGQNGAVIAERIKEKDFSVGFDASNGEFVDMFDAGIVDPAKVTRSALQNAASIAGMVLTTECIVVDKPEKESGAGGGAGDFDY
- a CDS encoding photosystem I assembly protein Ycf3 codes for the protein MPRTQRNDNFIDKSFTVMADLILKLLPTNQKSKEAFAYYRDGMAAQADGEYAEALENYFEALELEEDANDRSYILYNIGLIKQSNGELEEALDYYHQAIELNPRLPQALNNIAVLYHHQGEKAKAAGDNETAEGCYDNAAEYWKQAIRLAPNNYIEAQNWLKITGRSEMDVFF
- the gatC gene encoding Asp-tRNA(Asn)/Glu-tRNA(Gln) amidotransferase subunit GatC, yielding MIDLKQVRKVAHLARLKLTAEEEEKFTTQLSAILEYFEQLSELNTEDVPPTTRAIEVSNITRPDELEPFRDRQALLQQAPAQEDDFLSVPQILNTDEE